One Streptomyces mobaraensis NBRC 13819 = DSM 40847 DNA segment encodes these proteins:
- a CDS encoding epoxide hydrolase family protein — MTDTDGSAITPFRIDIPQSRLDDLRDRLSRTRWPDELPGAGWDYGVALPYLKDLVAYWADGYDWRAHEARINAFPQFTTAVDGQNVHFLHVRSPEPDALPLIVTHGWPSTVHDFVDVIGPLTDPRAHGGDPADAFHLIVPSVPGFPFSGPTRERGWGTRRIALAWDALMRRLGYEHYGAQGGDFGALVSPELGRIAPERVVGVHVNALVDAATAQGPEELERLSEADRERAQANEQWWYAHSGYAVQMSTRPQTVAYALNDSPAGQLAWNLEWFVDHDPTATRQPLPDRDAVLTNVSAFWLTGTAGSAARLYREAGADGWGVRPAPSGVPTGVADFLGDRALRGLAELSHRVTHWTEFPAGGHFAALQAPDLLVGDIRTFFRGLRTP; from the coding sequence ATGACCGACACCGACGGCTCAGCCATCACCCCGTTCCGCATCGACATCCCGCAGTCCCGCCTGGACGACCTGCGCGACCGCCTCTCCCGGACCCGCTGGCCCGACGAACTGCCCGGCGCCGGCTGGGACTACGGCGTCGCGCTGCCGTACCTCAAGGACCTCGTCGCCTACTGGGCCGACGGCTACGACTGGCGCGCGCACGAGGCGAGGATCAACGCGTTCCCTCAGTTCACCACCGCCGTCGACGGGCAGAACGTGCACTTCCTGCACGTCCGCTCCCCCGAACCGGACGCCCTGCCGCTGATCGTCACCCATGGCTGGCCCAGCACCGTCCACGACTTCGTCGACGTCATCGGGCCGCTCACCGATCCCCGGGCGCACGGCGGCGACCCGGCGGACGCCTTCCACCTCATCGTCCCGTCCGTGCCGGGATTCCCGTTCTCCGGGCCGACCCGGGAACGCGGCTGGGGCACCCGGCGCATCGCGCTCGCCTGGGACGCGCTGATGCGCCGGCTCGGCTACGAGCACTACGGCGCCCAGGGCGGCGACTTCGGCGCGCTGGTCTCGCCCGAGCTGGGCCGGATCGCCCCCGAGCGGGTCGTCGGAGTGCACGTCAACGCGCTTGTCGACGCCGCGACCGCACAAGGTCCGGAGGAACTGGAGCGGCTGTCCGAAGCGGACCGCGAGCGGGCACAGGCCAACGAGCAGTGGTGGTACGCCCACTCCGGGTACGCCGTCCAGATGAGCACCCGACCGCAGACCGTCGCCTACGCGCTCAACGACTCGCCGGCGGGACAGCTCGCCTGGAACCTGGAGTGGTTCGTCGACCACGACCCCACGGCCACCCGGCAGCCGCTCCCCGACCGCGACGCCGTGCTCACCAACGTCTCCGCGTTCTGGCTGACCGGTACGGCCGGTTCGGCCGCCCGGCTCTATCGGGAGGCCGGCGCGGACGGCTGGGGTGTCCGGCCCGCGCCGTCCGGCGTGCCGACCGGAGTGGCCGACTTCCTCGGCGACCGCGCGCTGCGCGGGCTGGCCGAGCTCTCCCACCGCGTCACGCACTGGACCGAGTTCCCGGCCGGCGGCCACTTCGCGGCCCTCCAGGCGCCGGACCTGCTGGTGGGCGACATCCGGACGTTCTTCCGCGGCCTGCGCACCCCTTAA
- a CDS encoding DUF4232 domain-containing protein yields the protein MRKNLIRSAALAATALAGVLSLSACDKGDSGSEASAPAASSASSASSAPADPSALSPSAGAARPAEQGSPSHAARQSDGGAAKGSRSPGATAEKGTGKPSHSGESSGKNGDKNGYGQVCGTNDLTWAATSKSQAGGYIEISVRAKPGITCWLPGVYPVVAIGSDGTEAQPAEQAVGKEIKLSGGTTAYAGLNPKTTNDDSGKELADIIVTVSRDSAGDPVGLKVGSTLFDRPEVTNWHASPREAVPGAGGR from the coding sequence ATGCGCAAGAACCTCATCCGCTCGGCCGCGCTGGCCGCCACGGCGCTGGCCGGTGTGCTGTCGCTGAGCGCCTGCGACAAGGGCGATTCCGGATCCGAGGCTTCCGCGCCGGCCGCCTCGTCAGCCTCCTCCGCCTCGTCAGCACCGGCTGACCCGTCCGCCCTGTCTCCGTCGGCCGGCGCCGCCCGCCCCGCCGAACAGGGATCGCCGAGTCATGCCGCCCGGCAGTCCGACGGCGGCGCCGCCAAGGGTTCGCGGTCCCCCGGCGCCACGGCGGAGAAGGGGACCGGAAAGCCCTCCCACAGCGGCGAGAGCAGCGGCAAGAACGGCGACAAGAACGGCTACGGCCAGGTCTGCGGCACCAACGACCTCACCTGGGCCGCCACCTCCAAGTCCCAGGCCGGCGGCTACATCGAGATATCCGTGCGCGCCAAGCCGGGCATCACCTGTTGGCTCCCCGGCGTCTACCCGGTCGTGGCGATCGGGTCCGACGGCACCGAGGCGCAGCCGGCCGAGCAGGCCGTCGGCAAGGAGATCAAGCTGAGCGGCGGCACCACCGCGTACGCCGGGCTGAACCCCAAGACCACCAACGACGACTCCGGCAAGGAACTGGCCGACATCATCGTCACGGTGAGCCGTGACAGCGCCGGCGACCCGGTCGGCCTCAAGGTCGGCAGCACCCTGTTCGACCGGCCGGAGGTCACCAACTGGCACGCCTCGCCGCGGGAGGCCGTCCCCGGCGCCGGCGGCCGGTAG
- a CDS encoding adenylosuccinate lyase family protein: MTTHDRHALHDTGLLSPVRAGTPVEEATGDAAWVRAMLDAEAALARAQSRLGTVPPEAALVISEAAGAARLDVRALALAARETANPVVGLVAAFTAVVADRDPAAAEYVHRGSTSQDVFDTGALLVAARALRLIHADLLRTADALGRLAAAHRGTPAAARTLALQAVPTTFGLRAAGWRQLVLDAAGRIARLLDGGLPVALGGAAGTLAGYLEYARLAGEPDLDSYAGRLGALFAEETGLGRPVLPWHALRTPMADLGAVLGLTAGALGKFAVDVQNLTRTEVGEVAEPAVAGRGASSAMPHKRNPVLATMIRTAALQVPALATVLTQQLLAEDERSGGTWHAEWLPLRECLRLTGGAAHTAVELAEGLEVRPERMRRNLELTGGQMVSERVSAVLAPRLGKAAAKRLLTELTGEATRTGRPLSDVLAADPRLTGVLTAEECAELCDPARYTGSAGELVDRALGRIP; the protein is encoded by the coding sequence ATGACCACCCACGACCGGCACGCCCTCCACGACACCGGCCTGCTCTCGCCCGTACGGGCCGGCACCCCCGTGGAGGAGGCCACCGGGGACGCCGCCTGGGTGCGGGCCATGCTCGACGCGGAGGCGGCCCTGGCGCGGGCGCAGTCCCGGCTCGGGACCGTGCCGCCGGAAGCGGCCCTGGTCATCAGCGAGGCGGCGGGCGCGGCGCGGCTGGACGTCCGCGCGCTGGCGCTCGCGGCGCGCGAGACGGCCAACCCGGTGGTGGGGCTGGTCGCCGCGTTCACCGCGGTGGTCGCGGACCGGGACCCGGCGGCGGCCGAGTACGTCCACCGGGGCTCGACCAGCCAGGACGTCTTCGACACGGGCGCCCTGCTGGTCGCCGCGCGGGCGCTGCGGCTGATCCACGCGGACCTGCTGCGGACCGCCGACGCGCTCGGCCGACTGGCCGCCGCCCACCGCGGCACGCCGGCCGCCGCCCGTACCCTCGCCCTCCAGGCCGTCCCCACCACCTTCGGCCTGCGCGCCGCCGGCTGGCGGCAGCTCGTGCTGGACGCCGCCGGGCGGATCGCCCGGCTGCTGGACGGCGGCCTGCCCGTCGCGCTGGGCGGCGCGGCGGGCACGCTGGCGGGCTACCTCGAGTACGCGCGCCTGGCGGGGGAGCCCGACCTCGACTCGTACGCCGGCCGGCTCGGCGCGCTGTTCGCCGAGGAGACCGGGCTGGGCCGGCCCGTCCTGCCGTGGCACGCGCTGCGTACGCCGATGGCCGACCTGGGGGCGGTCCTCGGGCTGACCGCGGGGGCGCTCGGCAAGTTCGCCGTGGATGTGCAGAACCTGACCCGCACGGAGGTCGGCGAGGTCGCCGAGCCGGCGGTGGCCGGGCGCGGCGCGTCGTCGGCCATGCCGCACAAGCGGAACCCGGTGCTGGCCACGATGATCCGTACCGCCGCTCTCCAGGTGCCGGCGCTCGCGACCGTCCTCACCCAGCAGTTGCTGGCCGAGGACGAGCGCTCCGGGGGCACCTGGCATGCCGAGTGGCTGCCGTTGCGCGAGTGCCTCCGGCTGACCGGCGGCGCGGCGCACACGGCCGTCGAACTGGCCGAGGGGCTGGAGGTCCGCCCGGAACGGATGCGGCGGAACCTGGAACTGACGGGCGGGCAGATGGTGTCGGAGCGGGTCTCGGCCGTCCTCGCCCCCCGCCTGGGGAAGGCGGCGGCCAAGCGGCTGCTGACCGAACTCACCGGCGAGGCGACCCGGACGGGCCGCCCCCTGTCCGACGTCCTCGCCGCCGACCCCCGGCTCACCGGCGTCCTCACGGCGGAGGAGTGCGCCGAACTCTGCGATCCGGCGCGGTACACGGGGAGCGCGGGGGAGCTGGTGGACCGGGCGCTGGGCCGGATCCCCTAA